From a region of the Gordonia sp. PP30 genome:
- a CDS encoding GNAT family N-acetyltransferase: protein MPSGSALIERRPLLHRGEASALAVIATLLTGAALTWSYRIKSLCGGAPFYPDGRSLRFPVGDPHAIVPCYSDLMFLWIGRDINNHVFPYVHGGITDQGHLYGGVVEYPVLSGLLMWLGAIGRHSDLAFFQQSALILAPFALVTTLLLAWMSRWWVLVWAATPPLVLYAFHNWELPVVFTSVAAVAVMAWGASVGTTTGRPRLSLRTSSILASILLALGFSLKIYPGLFVLPLALYVLTRGCPDPAATARRAYDWVGAAWVILAAVITTLVVQVPFMIAGYDGWKAALTFQSNRTASIDTNTFWYWGWYWLSHDDVDAYDSAVRTLSPVLIVVGVAAGLYLAWRRYRETAVFPWIGASFALLAAFMLFHKVHSPQYTLWLLPFFVLLRVRWWVIAIYLVTDFILDVTIFRLFGIINSGSPMKWWVIGGVNLGVWVHVVLLAYFLVTAVSTPLREPLASLVRSQLPPLPPLTRLAIADDGAAGRWLGAPILTRAGVTLRPLRITDAAALGAIGASDPELGPWTSIPTDTAAAIDYITAAHDDPHRIAFAVIDDATGALVGTTSYYDVDHTNLTVAIGYTFYARSVHGTVVNPAAKLMLLDYAFTEAGAVRVVWHTHENNAHSRAAIAKLGATFEGLLRKHRRFAGGWRTTAQYAMTDDAWDHARAALADRVAQPVAPA, encoded by the coding sequence ATGCCTTCTGGTTCCGCCCTCATCGAGCGCCGGCCGCTCCTTCACCGCGGCGAGGCGTCGGCGCTCGCGGTGATCGCGACGCTCCTGACGGGCGCAGCGCTGACCTGGAGCTATCGCATCAAGTCGCTGTGCGGCGGTGCGCCGTTCTACCCGGACGGCCGCAGCCTGCGCTTCCCGGTCGGCGACCCGCACGCCATCGTGCCCTGCTACTCGGACCTGATGTTCCTGTGGATCGGGCGGGACATCAACAACCACGTGTTCCCGTACGTCCACGGCGGCATCACCGACCAGGGACACCTGTACGGCGGCGTCGTCGAATACCCGGTGCTGTCCGGGCTGCTGATGTGGCTCGGCGCGATCGGCCGGCACAGCGATCTGGCCTTCTTCCAGCAGTCGGCGCTGATCCTCGCGCCGTTCGCCCTGGTCACGACTCTCCTGCTCGCGTGGATGAGCCGCTGGTGGGTGCTGGTGTGGGCGGCGACCCCGCCGCTGGTGCTGTACGCCTTCCACAACTGGGAGCTTCCGGTGGTCTTCACCTCGGTCGCCGCCGTCGCGGTGATGGCGTGGGGCGCGAGCGTCGGCACCACGACCGGCCGGCCGCGACTGAGCCTGCGGACGTCGTCGATCCTGGCCTCGATCCTGCTGGCGCTGGGTTTCTCGCTGAAGATCTATCCCGGGCTGTTCGTGCTGCCCCTGGCCCTGTACGTGCTCACCCGCGGCTGTCCCGATCCGGCCGCGACGGCCAGACGCGCCTACGACTGGGTCGGGGCGGCCTGGGTGATCCTGGCCGCGGTGATCACCACGCTCGTCGTGCAGGTCCCGTTCATGATCGCCGGGTACGACGGCTGGAAGGCCGCACTGACCTTCCAGAGCAACCGCACGGCGTCGATCGACACCAACACCTTCTGGTACTGGGGCTGGTACTGGCTGTCGCACGACGACGTCGACGCCTACGACTCCGCCGTCCGCACGCTGTCGCCGGTGCTGATCGTCGTCGGCGTCGCGGCCGGGCTGTACCTGGCCTGGCGGCGCTACCGCGAGACCGCGGTGTTCCCGTGGATCGGCGCCAGCTTCGCACTGCTGGCCGCGTTCATGCTCTTCCACAAGGTCCACTCGCCGCAGTACACGCTGTGGCTGCTGCCGTTCTTCGTGCTGCTGCGCGTGCGGTGGTGGGTGATCGCGATCTACCTGGTCACCGACTTCATTCTGGACGTCACGATCTTCCGGCTGTTCGGCATCATCAACTCCGGCTCACCGATGAAGTGGTGGGTGATCGGCGGCGTGAACCTCGGCGTCTGGGTGCACGTGGTGCTGCTCGCGTACTTCCTGGTCACCGCGGTGAGCACCCCGCTGCGCGAGCCGCTGGCCTCGCTCGTCCGCAGCCAGCTCCCGCCGCTCCCGCCGCTGACCCGGCTCGCCATCGCCGATGACGGCGCCGCCGGCCGCTGGCTCGGTGCCCCGATCCTGACCCGCGCCGGGGTCACGCTGCGACCGCTGCGGATCACCGACGCCGCGGCGCTCGGCGCCATCGGCGCATCCGATCCGGAGCTCGGACCCTGGACGTCCATCCCCACCGACACCGCCGCGGCGATCGACTACATCACCGCCGCCCACGACGACCCGCATCGCATCGCGTTCGCCGTCATCGACGACGCGACCGGCGCACTCGTCGGCACCACCAGCTACTACGACGTCGACCACACGAATCTGACGGTCGCGATCGGGTACACCTTCTACGCGCGTTCGGTGCACGGCACCGTCGTCAATCCGGCCGCCAAACTGATGCTGCTCGACTACGCCTTCACCGAGGCCGGTGCGGTCCGCGTGGTCTGGCATACGCACGAGAACAACGCGCATTCCCGGGCGGCGATCGCCAAGCTCGGCGCCACCTTCGAGGGCCTGCTCCGCAAGCACCGCCGCTTCGCCGGCGGCTGGCGGACGACCGCGCAGTACGCGATGACCGACGACGCTTGGGACCACGCCCGCGCGGCCCTGGCGGACCGGGTGGCTCAGCCCGTCGCGCCGGCGTAG
- a CDS encoding glycosyltransferase 87 family protein, with amino-acid sequence MNPESGPDTAERTPSSSMDDDAFDSPAPLADDRRLNTERVLPSRSNAQIAVASEAIGGPVGLHAAVGRSRHWTPLRVVFLLALIALGLSWYGKAGCLQQKPAHPADQSASAGQDAGNQLNWNNQRQYYGLCYSDVIAFYDSQRLTIADLRNGTMPYRTYWFAQNAAGEQVGPRQYVSQPVLVGAFMYVAAKATQGWQALVDGTPIPKQLDVVTFFNISALLLALLWLLAVWATMMTDRRRIWIGALMACSPLLLIHAFTAYEVIPVAMLALAMMCWAHRREVLAGLFLGLAASAALYPLLLIPVLAVVCLRNRRMHDFWAAIACAVIAWLAVNLPLLISYPQGTTAFYRDWWQRVPQPDSLYNLVIKATGWAPSTSLVNALALILLVAVICGVVYLAARVPAPMPGRIDPVAPAQLMFLLVAGYLLVGKEWNPQSSLWLVPLAVLAIPHARLLLAWMVIDALVWVPRMTLFLDPGRKWLPEEWFLVAVAVRAIFVLVLCGVVIRDLLTERAPAAVTGPVYAGATG; translated from the coding sequence GTGAACCCAGAATCCGGACCGGACACGGCGGAGCGGACGCCGTCGTCGTCGATGGACGACGACGCGTTCGACTCGCCCGCCCCGCTCGCGGACGACCGACGGCTGAACACCGAGCGGGTGCTGCCCAGCCGCAGCAACGCCCAGATCGCCGTCGCCAGCGAGGCTATCGGCGGGCCGGTCGGTCTGCATGCGGCGGTCGGGCGCAGCAGGCACTGGACACCGCTGCGGGTGGTGTTCCTGCTGGCACTGATCGCCCTCGGCCTCTCGTGGTACGGCAAGGCGGGTTGTCTGCAACAGAAGCCCGCGCACCCGGCCGACCAGAGCGCGAGCGCGGGTCAGGACGCCGGCAATCAGCTGAACTGGAACAACCAGCGGCAGTACTACGGGCTCTGCTACAGCGATGTGATCGCCTTCTACGACTCCCAGCGGCTGACCATCGCCGACCTGCGGAACGGCACCATGCCGTACCGGACGTACTGGTTCGCCCAGAACGCGGCGGGTGAGCAGGTGGGTCCGCGGCAGTATGTGAGCCAGCCGGTGCTGGTCGGGGCGTTCATGTACGTCGCGGCCAAGGCCACGCAGGGCTGGCAGGCTCTGGTCGACGGGACACCGATCCCGAAGCAACTCGACGTGGTGACCTTCTTCAACATCTCCGCGCTGCTGCTCGCGCTGCTCTGGCTGCTCGCGGTGTGGGCGACGATGATGACCGACCGGCGCCGGATCTGGATCGGCGCGCTGATGGCCTGCTCGCCGCTGCTGCTGATTCACGCGTTCACCGCCTACGAGGTGATCCCGGTGGCCATGCTCGCCCTCGCGATGATGTGCTGGGCGCATCGGAGGGAGGTGCTCGCCGGACTGTTCCTGGGGCTGGCGGCCTCCGCGGCGCTGTATCCGCTGCTGCTGATCCCGGTGCTGGCGGTGGTCTGTCTCCGCAACCGGCGGATGCACGACTTCTGGGCGGCGATCGCGTGCGCCGTGATCGCCTGGCTGGCGGTGAACCTGCCGCTGCTGATCAGCTATCCGCAGGGCACCACGGCCTTCTATCGCGACTGGTGGCAGCGGGTTCCGCAGCCGGACAGCCTCTACAACCTGGTGATCAAGGCGACCGGGTGGGCGCCGTCGACGTCGCTCGTGAACGCGCTCGCGCTGATCCTGCTGGTCGCGGTGATCTGCGGCGTGGTGTACCTGGCCGCGCGCGTACCCGCCCCGATGCCCGGCCGGATCGATCCGGTGGCCCCGGCCCAGCTGATGTTCCTGCTGGTCGCCGGGTATCTGCTGGTCGGCAAGGAGTGGAACCCGCAGTCGTCGCTGTGGCTGGTGCCGCTGGCCGTGCTGGCGATCCCGCATGCGCGCCTGCTGCTGGCGTGGATGGTGATCGACGCCCTGGTGTGGGTGCCGCGGATGACCCTGTTCCTCGATCCCGGCCGCAAGTGGCTGCCGGAGGAGTGGTTCCTGGTGGCCGTGGCGGTGCGGGCGATCTTCGTGCTGGTGCTGTGCGGTGTGGTGATCCGCGACCTGCTCACCGAGCGCGCCCCGGCGGCGGTGACCGGTCCGGTCTACGCCGGCGCGACGGGCTGA
- a CDS encoding transglycosylase domain-containing protein: protein MSSEKKTAAAPADSPRSGRLRIVAWVLGLGAAVVPVVAIIGVVAFLFTYAVVDVPAPGDIKQNQVATIVDSKGGTIAKIVPPDGNRTDVKYDQIPPTVIEAVKAAEDRDFDSNSGFSIRGFSRAALGKLTGNSGAGGGSTITQQYVKNAMVGDEATGIAGYKRKFKELAISTKMSRKWSKEDIMSAYLNTIYYGRGAYGIAAAAKAYYGKDITKVTPAECAQTKLSKAKRANCLTLSESALLAGVIRGPSIYDPAVDSQAARKRWDYVLDGMVKTGAITEAERSEQTFPKTIEPKSTNDDSTSGPNGLIKRQVLAELEKLGISEQDVRTEGLKITTVIDPKVQSALEDASKSVMSGEPSDLRTASVSVDPTTGGIQGYFGGWDGSGFDYASAGLQTGSVFKVFALVAALEQDIPLSKRYDSSPYTTSTGLTVENSDGESCGTCNLATAMKMSLNTVYYRLMMDLKNGADDVADAAHRAGISKTLDGKPTLANANGQTEGGVVLGQYDSTVLDMASAYATLAASGIYRQPFFVKKVETSTGSVLFDRQKDPGKRVFAAKVADNVTAALTPIAAYSNGNALYDSEQGSRPSAAKTGTAQLGDTGNNRYAWMVGYTPQLSTATWVGTKNGDKPLRNSYGGMVYGSGLPAQIWKSAMDQALAGQPIESFPDPEPVGGQAGIPYEPPPTTYTPTPTDTETRRSRPRLPGEGDDGNYTIAPGVTITPPGGGNTRPRRGGGGTGGGGTGGGGTGGDGGQGGATAETEDATPTGQPEPVPTA, encoded by the coding sequence ATGAGTAGCGAGAAGAAGACCGCCGCGGCCCCGGCGGATTCCCCGCGTTCGGGCCGCCTGCGGATCGTCGCGTGGGTACTCGGCCTGGGTGCGGCCGTGGTTCCGGTCGTCGCCATCATCGGCGTCGTCGCCTTCCTCTTCACCTACGCGGTGGTCGACGTCCCCGCGCCGGGTGACATCAAGCAGAACCAGGTCGCCACCATCGTCGACAGCAAGGGCGGCACCATCGCCAAGATCGTCCCGCCGGACGGCAACCGCACCGACGTCAAGTACGACCAGATCCCGCCGACCGTGATCGAGGCGGTCAAGGCCGCCGAGGACCGCGACTTCGACTCCAACTCCGGCTTCTCCATCCGCGGCTTCTCGCGCGCCGCGCTCGGCAAGCTGACCGGCAACTCCGGAGCGGGCGGCGGATCGACCATCACGCAGCAGTACGTCAAGAACGCGATGGTGGGCGACGAGGCCACCGGCATCGCGGGCTACAAGCGCAAGTTCAAGGAACTGGCCATCTCCACCAAGATGTCGCGCAAGTGGTCCAAGGAGGACATCATGTCCGCCTACCTCAACACCATCTACTACGGCCGCGGGGCGTACGGCATCGCGGCCGCCGCGAAGGCCTACTACGGCAAGGACATCACCAAGGTGACGCCGGCCGAGTGCGCGCAGACCAAGCTGAGCAAGGCCAAGCGGGCCAACTGTCTCACCCTGTCGGAATCGGCCCTGCTGGCCGGCGTGATCCGCGGCCCGTCGATCTACGATCCGGCCGTCGACAGCCAGGCCGCCCGGAAGCGCTGGGACTACGTGCTCGACGGCATGGTGAAGACCGGCGCGATCACCGAGGCCGAGCGCTCGGAGCAGACCTTCCCGAAGACGATCGAGCCGAAGAGCACCAACGACGACAGCACGTCGGGCCCGAACGGCCTGATCAAGCGCCAGGTGCTGGCCGAACTGGAGAAGCTCGGCATCAGTGAGCAGGACGTGCGCACCGAGGGCCTGAAGATCACCACGGTGATCGATCCCAAGGTGCAGTCGGCCCTGGAGGACGCGTCCAAGTCGGTGATGTCCGGCGAGCCGTCGGACCTGCGCACGGCCTCGGTATCGGTGGATCCGACGACCGGCGGCATCCAGGGCTACTTCGGCGGCTGGGACGGCTCCGGCTTCGACTACGCCTCGGCCGGCCTGCAGACCGGTTCGGTGTTCAAGGTGTTCGCCCTGGTCGCGGCGCTGGAACAGGACATTCCGCTGTCCAAGCGGTACGACTCGTCGCCGTACACCACCTCGACCGGGCTCACGGTGGAGAACTCCGACGGTGAGTCGTGCGGTACCTGCAACCTGGCGACGGCCATGAAGATGTCGCTCAACACCGTCTACTACCGCCTGATGATGGACCTCAAGAACGGCGCCGACGACGTCGCCGACGCCGCCCACCGCGCGGGCATCTCCAAGACCCTCGACGGCAAGCCGACCCTGGCGAACGCCAACGGCCAGACCGAGGGCGGCGTGGTCCTGGGCCAGTACGACTCGACGGTGCTCGACATGGCCTCGGCCTACGCGACGCTGGCGGCGTCGGGCATCTACCGTCAGCCGTTCTTCGTCAAGAAGGTGGAGACCTCGACCGGGTCGGTGCTGTTCGACCGGCAGAAGGATCCGGGCAAGCGGGTCTTCGCGGCCAAGGTCGCCGACAACGTGACCGCTGCGCTGACCCCGATCGCCGCGTACTCCAACGGCAACGCGCTGTACGACTCCGAGCAGGGCTCGCGGCCGTCGGCCGCCAAGACCGGTACCGCGCAGCTCGGCGACACCGGCAACAACCGGTACGCCTGGATGGTGGGCTACACCCCGCAGCTGTCGACCGCGACCTGGGTGGGCACCAAGAACGGCGACAAGCCGCTGCGCAATTCGTACGGCGGCATGGTCTACGGCAGCGGTCTGCCCGCGCAGATCTGGAAGTCCGCGATGGACCAGGCGCTGGCCGGCCAGCCGATCGAGAGCTTCCCGGACCCGGAGCCGGTCGGTGGACAGGCGGGTATCCCCTACGAGCCGCCGCCGACCACCTACACCCCGACCCCGACCGACACCGAGACCCGGAGGTCCCGCCCCCGGCTGCCCGGTGAAGGTGACGACGGCAACTACACGATCGCGCCGGGTGTGACGATCACCCCGCCGGGCGGCGGCAACACCAGGCCGCGCCGCGGTGGCGGCGGTACCGGTGGTGGCGGCACGGGCGGCGGCGGTACCGGCGGCGACGGCGGCCAGGGCGGTGCCACGGCGGAGACCGAGGACGCCACGCCGACGGGCCAGCCGGAGCCGGTCCCGACGGCCTGA